TGTCGGTGGTCAGGCGCGACAGCACCTCGCCGGTGCGGGTGGTCTCGAAGAACTCGGGACTCTGGCGCACCACGTGGCCATAGACCGCGCTACGGATATCGGCGGTGACGCGCTCGCCCAGCCAGGACACCATGTAGAAGCGGGCGGCGGTGGCGACTGCCAGCACGGCGGCCACGCCGAACAGGGCCAGGAAGGTGGCGTTGATATGTTCCAGGCTGCCGCCTTCGATGGCGGCGCCGGCCGCCGCGGTGGCCGACCCGGCGGCCGCGCCGAAGCCCAGGTCGATCATCTGCTTGAATGCGGCGGGAATCGCCAGCGTGGCGCCGGCCGCGAACAGCAGGGCGATGCCGGCCAGCAGGAACTGGCGGCGATAGGGACGCAGGAAGGGCCCGAGGCCCCTGAGGGTGGCCAGGCTGCTCTTGCCGGATGGCGTGGATGCTGGATTGCTGGTGTTACGGGTGGTCATCTGGTCGTTCTTGTTTTCTTAGAGCTTCATGGGCTGCACATAGCCGGTCATCTCGAGGTAGCCGCGGCCCACCCGGCGGCCGCCCTGGTGGATCGTGACCGCGCCTTCCCAGTACACGGCGCCGGTCGAGCGGCGCGAATCGAGTTCCTGGTCCTGCTGCAGCGGCAGCACCTGCCAGCTATCGCCGCCGGTGGTGATCGTGGTCGCGATCGGATAGGTGGCGCCGGTACGCGGCGAGGTCCAGTGGGTCTGCGGCGCGAACGAAATCTGCTCGGGCGCGTAGTGCACCACCTTGCCGGCCCTGTCGCGCCTGGTCGCGTGCGCCCATAGTTTACCACCTTGGCGGTCGCGGATCTGGAAAGCCATCAGGGCGCCGCCGTCGTCGAGGTTGGCGCCGACCCAGTCCCAGCCGACGGCGTCCGGCTGCAGCGCTTCGCTCGACCATTCGTGGTCGAGCCAGGCGGTCCCGGTTACCTGCGTGGCCGCCATGCCGGCGCGGCCGACCGTGCCGCTCACTTCCAGGTGCGGCTCGCTGTAGTAGTAGCTCGCGTGCTGGGCGCTGGGGCCCTTGCGCGAATAGCCGCCCTGGCCCTGCACCAGCACCGGCTGGGTCGGGCGCAGGCGCAGTTCGAGCGTCAGCTGGTTGGAGCGGATCGTCACCCGATACAGGCCGTTGGCGTCGCGCACCATGCGCCAGTCGTCCAGTTTCAGGTCGGTGTTGCCGGGCCGGGCCCAGGCCATGCTGAAGCCTTCGCGCGCGCTGCGCTCGTCGTGGACAAGGCGGCCCACCTGCGGGTCGGACAGGGCGGCGTGGCCGATCACCAGCTGGCGCGGGGCGAAGTGGCTGGGGTTGTCGTTGTCAGCGCCGGTGCGGCTGCGAAAGAAGGTCACCTGGAAGCCGAGCGGGCGTTTATCCGGCGTCTCGACCCAGCCGGTGACGTACCACCACTCGGTGCGAAATTCGGGATGGGCGCCGTAGTCGCGCGGGAACGACAGCCCGGCGCCGGGCGTGACCGGCGCAAAGACAGGCGCGGCCGCCTGCGACGACATCGACAACAGCAACAGCAGGTACAAGAAAAAACGCATTACCAATCCTCTCTGACCGCGCGCACCGGGCCGCCGGACAATGCCTGGCGTCCCGATACCAGCGCGGTGGCGATCGATGCAGCGACCAGCACCGCGGCCACGCTGCCCAGCAGGGGCCAGGGCAGGTGCAGGCCCATCGTCCAGTGGAAGGACTGCGGGTTGATCACGTACACCAGGATCAGGCTGATCACCAGCCCGAGCGCGAAGCCGGCGATCACGCCAAGGCTCGTCAGCAGTCCGCCCTCGAAGGCGAGCAGCTGCAAGACCTGGCGCCGGGTGACGCCGACGTGGCGCAGCATACCGAATTCTCGCGCCCTTGCCAAAGTCTGGGCCGAAAAACTTGCCGCGATGCCCGACAGGCCGATGGCGATCGCGATCGCCTCCAGTAGGTAAGTCACGGCGAAACTGCGGTCGAAGATCTTGAGGCTCGTGGCGCGGATCTCGCCCGGTTTCATCAGGTTGAGGGCCGGTCCGAACGGCAGCGCGCGCAGGCTGCCCTCGAGCGTCGCGACGTCGGCGCCGCGCGCGCTCCACAGGGCGGCGTCGGTCACCTCGCGCTCGCCCGTCAGCCGGCGGTAGTCCTGCAGCTGGAGCACGACCGAGCCGGCCTGGTTGGCGTAGTCGCGCCAGGCGCCGGCCACGAAGAACTCGGCTTCGGCGCCGCCCAGCGGCAGCCGCAGGCGCTGCCCGACGCGGGCGCCATACAGGTCGAGCATCGCTTCCGACACCCAGGCCGGGCGGCTGCCGGGCGGGATCGGCATGGACTCGCCGACTAGGTACAGCAGGCGCGCCGGGTCGCTGGCGTCGATGTCGCGCGCGATGACGACGATCGGCGGCCGCTCGGGGGCCAGCGACACGCGCCGGGTGCGCAGGAACTGGACTTTCTCGACGCCGGGCAGCGCGGCCAGCGCCGCCTGCTGGTCGAGCGTGAGAAAACCGGTGCCGCCGGCATCGACCGTGCGTACGTACAGGTCGGCCGGCAGGATGTGGCCCATCCAGTCGTCGACCGAGACCCGGAAACTCGACACCATGATCCCCATCGCCACCATCAGGCTGAAGCTGGCCAGGATGCCGCCCAGCGCGATCGAGGCCTGGCCCGGCGCATTGGCCAGGCGCGCCAGCGACAGCGCCAGCACCGGCGGGCCACTGCCGCGCCGGGCGAGCAGCGCTTCCAGCGCACGGAAGGTGATCGAGGCGAAGCGCGGCATCAGGCCGATGCCGCCGACCAGCAGCAGGGCAATGGCCAGGTAGCCGAACAGCGGCAGTTCGAATACGGGCGGCGCGAACGAGAGCACGGCGGCCAGCAGCAGGCATACGATGGCGGGCCAGACCCGCGCCAGGCGCGTCAGCGGGGCCTCGTCGGCGCCGGACTTGATCGCCACCGCCGGCCGTGCGCGCGCCGCCTCCCAGGCCGGCGCCAGGCAGCCGAGCAGGGCCACGCCCAGCCCGAGCCCGAAGAACACGAGCGCCGCGCCGGGCGTGAACGCGACTTGCGGGCGGGTGCCGGGGAAGTAGCCGGCGCCCAGGTCGCCGCCGAAGAAATGCAGGGCGGCGGCCGCTAGCGCATAGCCGGCGCCGATGCCGAGCAGGGCGCCCAGCACGCCCAGGCTGCCGCCTTCGAGCAGCACCTGGCGCAGTAACTGGCCGCGCGCCAGTCCCAGCACGCGCAGCAGCGCGAACTGGCTGCGGCGACGCATCACCGACAGCGCCTGCGTCGAGAACACGAGGAAGGCGCCGGTGAACAGCGCCACCAGCGCCAGCACGGTCAGGTTGACGCGGTAGGCGCGGCTCATATTGGCGGTGCGGCTTTCCTGGTCGGCGTCGTTCGGCTGGCCCACCGTGAAGCGGCCCGGCCAGATCCGTTCCAGCTCGGCGGCGAGACTGCGCTGGAAGGCGGCGCGGTCGACGCCGTCGCGCAACTTGAGGTCGACCCGCGACAGCTGGCCCAGGCGATTGAGGCGCCACTGGGCGGCGCCGATGTCCATCACCGCCAGGCGCTGGCCGGCGCGCGCGCGCTGGACCGGGCCGGCCACCCTCAGCGACACCTCGCCGGTGCCGGCGCGCAGCACCAGGGTGTCGCCGCGCCGTTTATCGAGCCAGGCCTCGGCGGCCGGCGATAAAAACAGCGCGTCGTCGGCCAGGATGTCGAGCCGGCGGCCGTTGGCGGTCACGCCGAGCAGGTCGGGCGAAATCGCGCCGGCGCGGAAGGCGTCGAGCCCGATCACGCGCAACTGTCCTTCGGCGCCCGGCACCCCGGCCTGGACCTCGAGGATGGGCGAGGCCAGCGCCACGTCCGGGTGTTCGGCCAGCAGCGGATACACGGATTCGTCGAACAGCGGTTCGCGCCCCTGTACCTGGATGTCGGCCTGCCCCGACAGGCTCTTGACGGCCGCCGAGAATTCGTTGAAGGCGGCGGCATTGATCAGGTGGATGGCGAAGCCCATCGCCACCCCGACCGCGATGGCGGCGATGGCGACCAGGGCGCGCACCGGATGCGCGCGCCATTCGCCCAGCAACAGCCAGCGCGACAACTGGCTCAGGCCGGGCATTCCACCGCCATCGTCTCGACCTGGCGCCGCGCCTTGATGCGGGCGGCTTCTTTCGCGTCGCCGCGGGTGCGCGCCAGGTCTTCCTCGAGCCACTGGCGCTGCAGGCGCAGCTTGTCGCAGCGCTTGCGCAGCGCCAGCGCCGCGCGCCGGGCGCGTTCGGCCTCGAGGTCTTCGCGCAGGGTTTGCCCGGCATGCCGCGCGTCGATCGCGCGCGCCAGTTCGTGCGCGCGCGCCATCCGCGCCTGGGTGTCGGGGTCGGGCACGGGCGCGGCGCGTAGCGCCAGTTGGGCGCCGGCGCCGGTGCAGGGACGGTCGCTGTAGCTCACCCGTCCACCCTCATGGCATTTGTAGATCGTGCCGGCCAGCGCATGCTGGCACAGCAGGCAGGCGATGGCGACGATGAATCGACGAAACATGGGCGGCTCCCGGTCATAGTATCTTCCCGGGATTCATGATGCTGAGCGGGTCGAGCGCGCCTTTGATGGCACGCATCATGCCGAGTTCGACCGGCGATTTATAGCGCGCCAGTTCCTCGCGTTTCAGCACGCCGATGCCGTGTTCGGCCGAGATCGAGCCGCCAAAGGCGTCGACCAGGTCGTGCACGATGCGGTTCACCGACGCCTGATGGGCCAGGAAGGCATCATGTTCCACACCGATGGGAGGCGCCACGTTGTAGTGCAGGTTGCCGTCGCCCAGGTGGCCGAAGGTCACGGGCTGGCAGCCGGGGAAGGCCTGGTCCAGCGCGGCGTCGGCGCGCGCGATGAAGTCGGGAATGGTTGAAACCGGCAACGAGATGTCATGCTTGATATTCTTGCCGGCCGCCGCCTGCGCCAGGGGGATGTGCTCGCGCAGCCGCCACAGGCCAAGCGCCTGCTGCTGCGAGGTGGCGACCACCGCGTCGCGCGCCACGCCGGCCTCCAACGCCTGGCCGACGCTGGACTCCAGCAGACCATGCGCATGCTGGTCGGACTCGTTGCTCGACAGCTCGACCAGCGCATACTGGGGATGGCGCGCGGCGAACGGTCTCGGCAGGTCGGGAAACTGCGCCGCCACCAGGTCCAGGCAAAAGGCCGACATCAGCTCGAAACCGGTCAGCGCCGCGCCGCAGCGCGCCTGCAGCAGGCCCAGCAGCTCGAGCGCATGGCGCGGCGAGTCGAGCGCCACCAGCGCGGTGAGCGCGGCGCGCGGCGCCGGATACAGTTTCAATACCGCCGCCGTGATCACGCCCAGCGTGCCTTCGGCGCCGATGAAGAGGTCGCGCAGCGCATAACCGGTATTGTCCTTGCGCAGGCCGCGCAAGCCATCCCACACCTCGCCCTGGGCATTGACGACTTCGAGGCCCAGGCACAGTTCGCGCGTATTGCCATAGCGCAGCACGGCGGTGCCGCCGGCATTGGTCGACAGGTTGCCGCCGATCGTGCAGCTACCTTCGGCCGCCAGCGACAGCGGATACAGCATCCCGGCGTACGCGGCCGCGGCCTGGATGTCGGCCAGGATGCAGCCGGCCTCCACCGTCATGGTGCGGTTGGCTGGATCGATGGCCCGGATCCGGTTCAAGCGCCGCAGCGACAGCACGATCGCATCGCCGGACAGGTCGGGCACGCTGCCCATGACCAGGCCGGTGCGGCCGCCCTGCGGCACGATGGGCACGCGCGCCGCGGCGCAGGCGGTCACGATGGCGGCCACCTGCGCGGTGTCCAGCGGCAGCACGACCGCCAGGCCGCGTCCGCTGTAGCGGCCGCGCCAGTCGGCCATGAAGGGCGCCATATCGGCTTGATCGGTGATGACGTGGCTGGCGCCGACGATCGCGCGGCAGCGGGCCAGCAGCGATGCCCTGCTATCCTCAGCCATGCGGCACTTTGACCTTGTCCAGCAATTCCTTGGCCAGGCGCTGCGCCTCTTTTTTATAGGGCCGCAGGTAGAGCAGGGCGCTGAAGTAATACACGACCACCAGCACGATCTCGCCGATCGCCATATGGCGCGAGGCCGCGCTCTGGTCGGCCCAGGCCCGCACCACGCCTTCCGCAAAATAGATCAGGATCAGCATCGACGACCATTGCAAGGTGTACAGGTCGCGCTTGATCACCCCACGCAGCGGCAATAGCAGGGGCAAGGCCTTCAGCGCCAGCAGCCAGCTGCCCGGCTGCAGCGGCGCGACGAAGGCTTCCCAGGCGACCAGCCAGCCGATCAGCCAGATCAGGCTGGCGATCGCCCCGATATGAAAGAGTCTTTTCCCTGTTCCCATCAGTGCCTTCCATGCAGTTTCAGGGCCGCTTCCGCCAGGCGGCGACCGAGCGCGATCGACAGTGTACGCTCGTCTTCGGTCACGGGGCGCTTGCCGTCGACGCCGGCCCAGTGGGTCGCGCCATAGGGGCTCCCGCCGCTGGCCGTGTTCATCAATTCAGGATGGGTATAGGGCAGGCCCATCACCATCATCCCGTGGTGCAGCAGGGGGATCATCATCGACAGAAGGGTCGCCTCTTGCCCGCCGTGCAGGCTGCCGGTGGAAGCGAACACCACCGCCGGCTTGCCGGACAGCGTACCATTGACCCAGTCGGTCGCCGTACCGTCGAGGAAATACTTCATGCTGGCCGCCATATTGCCGAAGCGGGTGGGCGAACCGAGCGCCAGGCCGGCGCATTCGCGCAGGTCGTCCAGCTCGACATAGGGCGAGCCCTGGTCGGGAATGCCGGGCGCGGTCGCTTCGGCGACGCTGGACACCGGCGGCACGGTGCGCAACCTGGCCTCCGCCCCCGGCACGCTGTCGATGCCCTGGGCAATCAGTTCGGCCAGCTTGCGCGTGGCGCCATGGCGCGAATAGTAGAGGACGAGGATGCTCAGAGGGGTCGTGTTCATCCTTGGTATTATAGTGCGCTTTGTTGAAATGACATGCTTGCGACGATGACGATACCGGTGAATCCGACACCATGCTGAACAAGACACTGAGCCAGTTCGCGCGCGCCGGCGGCGAGTCCGGGGGCGACACTGCCGAGCGTGGCCTGACCTGGCCTGAAGCACGCGACCTGGTGCGCTTCGCCGCGCGCCGCCTGCGCGAGGAACGCCTGCCGCAGGTGGCCGGCAGCCTGACCTTCACCACGACCCTGGCGCTGGTGCCGCTGTTGACCATCGTGCTGGCCATCTTCACCATGTTCCCGGCCTTCGGCCAGGTGCGCGAGATGATCGACGCCTGGTTCGTGCAGAACCTGATGCCCAGGGCGATCGCCAGCACGATCAGCGGCAACCTGACCCAGTTCGCCGACAAGGCCAAGGGCCTGTCGGCGCTCGGCGCGGTGGCGCTGCTGTTCACCACGGCGGCCACCATGAGCCTGATCGAGCGCGTGTTCAACCAGATCTGGAGCGTGCGCCAGCCGCGCCCCTGGGCCCAGCGCCTGCTGGTGTACTGGGCCCTGCTGTCGCTGGGACCGCTGCTGTTCGGCCTGTCGCTGAGCTTCACCTCGCAACTGGTGGACGTGACTGGCGGCCTGGAGCGCGACGCGTCGCTGCTCGGCACCCTGTTCTTCACCCTGGCCTCGGTGGCGGTAACGACCGCCGGCTATACCCTGCTGTACGTGGTGGTCCCGAACCGCACGGTGGCCTGGCGCGACGCCTTCTGGGGCGCGCTGGCGGCGGCCATCGCCTTCGAAGTGGCCAAGCGCGGCTTCGGCCTGTTCATTCGCCAGTTCCCGACCTACGCCATCATCTATGGCGCGCTGGCGGCGTTGCCGCTGTTCCTGGTCTGGATCTACGTCACCTGGATGATCACCCTGGTCGGCGCCGTGCTCACGGCGGCGCTGCCGGTGGTCAAGCATGAGCGCTGGTGGTACCAGCCGGCGCCGGGCGGGGCCTTCGTCGACGCGATGTCGGTACTGAAGGTCTTGCATGGCAGCGCGAAGCTGAGCGGCAATGCGCTGGTCGCCAGCAGCACGATCCGCGAGCACACCCGCATCGGGTACGACGAACTGGGACGCCTGCTGGACCGGATGGTGGGTGAAGGCTGGGTCGGGCGGGTGCAGGACGAAGTTCCGCGCCGGGTCGGCTGGCGCTTCAACCGCCACGGCAGCCAGGAAAACTGGGTGCTGCTGGCCGACGCCGGCAGCCTGCGCCTGGCCGACGTCTATCGCGTGTTCGTGTTCGATTGCGCGGCGGCCGGGAACGTCCAGCGCGAAGAGGGTGAAACGACGTCGGCGCTGGCGCTCGATGCCGGCGAACTGGCGCGCCAGGTCGAGGATGCGGTGGAGGCGGGGCTGGACCAGACGCTGGCCGAGCATTTCGGCGATCCCGAGGAAGCCGTGATCGAGAAGATCGTGGGCTGACGGCCAGTCCAGCATCTCCCTGCAGCAGTCTGGCGTCCGAAATTGACTCACCATTTTGAATACTATCTAGACGTGTTTGACTACTAGCATAAGTGGGTCGACGCCTACGATGCGTAATGATTACATTAGTGACCCGGTACTCAATGAGCGTGCCGGGCCTTGAACGCGTTTCAATAAGGGGGCTGACATGGCCGGGCATCCGAGCTACCGGAAGAAGTTTCAGACCGATCCCGCACTCTTGAAGTTGGCTTCCATGGCGCCGCTCCATCCAAAGAAAGATCGTGCAGTTTTTTACGCTGACGACTTTGGCGCACGCCTCGCATCCTTGTTCGTAAAGCAAAATCCTGAATATACCCGTCTTGATGAACTGTTGAGTCAGACAAAGGCAGGGTGCGATCTTTGGTCGGCGCTCAAGGGGGGAGACTGGAGCCATACTGAGGAAGTATGGTGGGAACTGTCTTGGCGGCTTGCCAGAATTGCAGAAGGCACAGTGAACGTTTTTGGACCAACTCGTTTCGTTCGAAATGAGCCGATCAGCTCTTTTCGACACAGATACTCGACTGGTTCATTTGCGAATTCAGTCTTCGAGAAAGTCGAGTTGCCCGAATTGGAAGCGAATCCACGGGTGACACAGATACTCTACAATGGCAAGCCGTTTGGCGAATAGCATTCCAGCGGCGAATCGGCGCGCATGGCTTTCTCGGCCATCCGCATCAAGCCGACCACGCGCCGCTGCCACCGCTCACCAGCTCAGCTTGCCCGTCAACATCTGCCAGTACATCAGCCAGTCGGCGCGGAACGCGTACCAGGGGTGATCGAAGGTGGCGGGCCGGTTCTTCTCGTAGAAAAAATGTCCGACCCAGGCGCCGCCATAGCCGCCGACCAGCGCCACCGCAATCCACCAGGCGTCCAGGGTGCCGAAGAAGGAGACCAGCGCCGCGATGGCGATCGAGGTGCCGACGAAGTGGGCGCGGCGACAGCGGCGGTCGTCGTGCTGGCCCAGGTAGTAAGGATAGAACTCGGCGAAGCTGGCGTGACTGGTGCTCATCGCGTCTCTCCGATCATGGTCGTGGCGGTCGCGGCGGCGGCCCAGTCCAGCAGGGCGGCCAGCACCGCGTCCGGGGCCTCGCTCATCATCGCGTGGCCGGCGTCCACGCTGACGATCCTGCCATGCGCCAGCGCGGCGGTCAACGGCTGCGCCGAACGTGGCGGCGTCATCATGTCCTTGCGGCCCAGGACGAACAGGGTCGGGCAGGATACCGACGTCGCTGCGGTCGCGCCGTTGGCATAGGCGTTGCAGGCCGCGAAATCCGTATGGAACACCCCATCCGCGCCGCGCGCCGTCATGCGCTGCATCAGGCGCCGCGCCGTATTGAGGACGGAGATGCCGGGACCTGCGGTCGACGGACCCGGCAGCCAGGCGGCATGCGACCAGGCCGCGACCATCTCGATGGCTGATTGTGGATCGGTGCGCGCACTCTCCAGCAGCGTGTCCGACACCTTCATCGGGAAGGTCGTACCGAGCAGGGCCAGCCCCGCCACGCGCTGCGGCGCCAGGTGGGCTGCTTCCAGTGCGATGAGCGAGCCCATGCTGTGGCCGGCGAGCAGCGCGCGTTCGACCCCGGCCGCGTCGAGCAATGCAGGCACCCACGCGGCCATGGCCTCGACCGTGGCCAGCGGCGGCCCGCCGCTGCGGCCATGGCCCGGCAGGTCGGGCGCCAGCACCGCGTGGCCGCGATGGGCCAGCGCGCGGCTTTGCAGGGCCCATACCGAGTGGTCATTCTGGGCGCCATGCAGCAATACAATGACGGGCAGCGTGGGGTCGAAGGTCTTGCCGCCGGTGTAGCAGTAGACCTGCTGGTGGTCGACGTCGAGCAGCATCTCAGGCCCCCTTCGCAGCGAGCTTCAGGCCGCGTTTCAGGTCGTCGATCAAATCGTCCGGGTCTTCCAGGCCGACCGACAGGCGCAGCGTGCCTTGCGTGACGCCGCTGGCCGCGAGCTGCTCGACCGGCACCCGGAAGTGGGTGGTCGACGCCGGGTGGATCACGAGCGACTTCGCGTCGCCCACGTTCGCCAGGTGCGAGAACACCTGCAAGCCGTCGGCGAAGCGGCGCCCGGCCGCGCGGTCGCCCTTCAGTTCGAAGGTGAACACGGCGCCGCAGCCTTTCGGCAGCAGCCGCTGCGCCAGCGCGTGGTCGGGATGCGATGCCAGTTCGGGATAGGACACCGAGGCCACCAGCGGATGGGCGGCCAGGAACTCGACCACGCGCCGGGTATTGGCGGCGTGGCGTTCCATGCGCAGTCCGAGCGTCTCGATGCCCTGCAGGATGGCGAATGCATTGTGCGGGCTCATGGCGGCCCCGAAGTCGCGCAAGCCTTCGCGCCGCGCGCGCAGGGCGAAGGCGCCGACGGTCGACTCGTCGCTGAATACCATGCCGTGGAAGCCGTCGTACGGCTCGCACAGGGTGGCGAAGCGCCCGCTGCGTTCATGCGCCGCCTGCCAATCGAAAGCGCCGCCATCGACCAGCAGGCCCCCGATTGCGGTGCCGTGCCCGCACAGGAATTTGGTGGCCGAGTGGAACAGCAGGTCGGCGCCGAGGTCGAACGGCCGCTGCAGGTACGGCGTGGCGAAGGTGGCGTCGACCATCAGCGGCAGGTCGTGGGTGTGGGCGAGGTCGGCGATGGCGGGGATGTCGAGCACGTCGAGGCCCGGATTGCCGAGGGTTTCGCCGAACAGCAGCCTGGTCGTCGGGCGGATCGCGGCGCGCCAGGCATCGAGGTCGCGCGGGTCGACGAAGGTGGTCTCGACCCCGAACCGGCGCAGCGTATGGGCCAGCAGTTTGTGCGAGCCGCCGTACAGCGCGCGCGAAGCCACGATGTGGTCGCCGGCGCCGGCCAGCGTCGCGAGGCCCAGGTGCATGGCGGCCTGGCCGCTGGCGGTGGCGATGCCGGCCACGCCGCCTTCGAGCGCCGCGATGCGTTCTTCGAGCACCGCATTGGTCGGATTCGAGATGCGCGAATACACGTGCCCCGCCTGCTCCATATTGAACAAGGCCGCGCCGTGGCCGGAATCGCGGAAGGCGAACGAGGACGTGAAATGGATCGGCGTGGCGCGCGCGCCGGTAAGGGGATCGGGGGCGCTGCCCGCGTGCACGGACAGGGTGTCGAAACCGGGAAGTCGGGGACCGCTCATGCTGGACTCTGTGGAATGGAGATGGCGCATCCTAGCAGGTATGGTTTGTTGCGCAATCTGCGCTGCACCATCTTGTCGTCTTGCTTGCACCATGATGCAGCGCAACGCTGGATTTTTTGGCGGGCATAGGCTACAGTCGGTGTTATGCCTTATACAAATTTATCCAGTATCAGCAATATTGACGAAGCGGGGGTGGCGAACATGAAAGTTTCGGAAATCCTGCAGGTGAAGGGCAATATCCTTTATACCGTGACGCCCGACCAGCCGCTGGTCGACGCGGTGACCACGATGTCCGAGAACGATATCGGTTCGCTGGTCGTGATGGAGTATGGCGACCTGGTCGGCATGCTGACGTTCCGCGAGGTGCTCAAGGCGCTGCACGCGAACGGCGGCGCGGTCGGCGCCGGCACCGTGCGCCGCCACATGGACGACAGCCCGATCACCGTGACTCCGGACACCGAAGTCAACGAGGTGCGCCGCATCATGCTCGAGAAGCACGCGCGCTACCTGCCGGTGATGGATGCCCGCACCTTGCTGGGCGTGATCTCGTTCTACGACGTCGCGCGCGCGGTACTCGAGGCGCAGAGCTTCGAGAACCGCATGCTCAAGGCGTATATCCGCGACTGGCCGGCGGAGCAGAACGCGGCGGATTGAGCCAGCGTCACACGCACGTCGTTACCTCCACTGGAGGCAACGATTTCCCGCGAAGGCGGGAACCCAAGTCAATTCGCGCTGACGCTACGTGCGCTATTGGTGGCGGCACTTAGAACTTGGGTTCCCGCCTGCGCGGGAACGACGTGGTTCTTGTGCCGGTAGAAATGCCGCTCACGCCGATCACGCCGCGCGCGTCACCGGCTGGCCCGCCAGCCACTCCAGCAAGCCCTCCGGCGACAGCGGCCGCGCATACAGGAAGCCCTGCGCCAGCGGGCAGCCGAGCTGGCGCAGGATCTGCGCCTGGCGCTCGTCCTCGACCCCTTCCGCGATCACCGACAGGCCCAGGTTGCGGCCCAGCTGCACCACCATCTGGGCGATGCTGCTGCCGCGCGCCGATCCCGTGATTTCGGTCACGAAGGCGCGGTCGATCTTGAGCCGGTCGACCTGCAGCCGCTGCAGGTGCGACAGCGAAGAAAAACCGGTGCCGAAATCGTCGATCGCGATCGACACGCCGGTGCGCTTGACCTGCGCCAGCTTCTCGACCAGCAGCGCCGGTTCTTCCATCGCCATCGATTCCGTGATCTCCAGTTCGATGTATT
This portion of the Telluria beijingensis genome encodes:
- the wrbA gene encoding NAD(P)H:quinone oxidoreductase: MNTTPLSILVLYYSRHGATRKLAELIAQGIDSVPGAEARLRTVPPVSSVAEATAPGIPDQGSPYVELDDLRECAGLALGSPTRFGNMAASMKYFLDGTATDWVNGTLSGKPAVVFASTGSLHGGQEATLLSMMIPLLHHGMMVMGLPYTHPELMNTASGGSPYGATHWAGVDGKRPVTEDERTLSIALGRRLAEAALKLHGRH
- a CDS encoding FtsX-like permease family protein; the encoded protein is MPGLSQLSRWLLLGEWRAHPVRALVAIAAIAVGVAMGFAIHLINAAAFNEFSAAVKSLSGQADIQVQGREPLFDESVYPLLAEHPDVALASPILEVQAGVPGAEGQLRVIGLDAFRAGAISPDLLGVTANGRRLDILADDALFLSPAAEAWLDKRRGDTLVLRAGTGEVSLRVAGPVQRARAGQRLAVMDIGAAQWRLNRLGQLSRVDLKLRDGVDRAAFQRSLAAELERIWPGRFTVGQPNDADQESRTANMSRAYRVNLTVLALVALFTGAFLVFSTQALSVMRRRSQFALLRVLGLARGQLLRQVLLEGGSLGVLGALLGIGAGYALAAAALHFFGGDLGAGYFPGTRPQVAFTPGAALVFFGLGLGVALLGCLAPAWEAARARPAVAIKSGADEAPLTRLARVWPAIVCLLLAAVLSFAPPVFELPLFGYLAIALLLVGGIGLMPRFASITFRALEALLARRGSGPPVLALSLARLANAPGQASIALGGILASFSLMVAMGIMVSSFRVSVDDWMGHILPADLYVRTVDAGGTGFLTLDQQAALAALPGVEKVQFLRTRRVSLAPERPPIVVIARDIDASDPARLLYLVGESMPIPPGSRPAWVSEAMLDLYGARVGQRLRLPLGGAEAEFFVAGAWRDYANQAGSVVLQLQDYRRLTGEREVTDAALWSARGADVATLEGSLRALPFGPALNLMKPGEIRATSLKIFDRSFAVTYLLEAIAIAIGLSGIAASFSAQTLARAREFGMLRHVGVTRRQVLQLLAFEGGLLTSLGVIAGFALGLVISLILVYVINPQSFHWTMGLHLPWPLLGSVAAVLVAASIATALVSGRQALSGGPVRAVREDW
- a CDS encoding YihY family inner membrane protein, which codes for MLNKTLSQFARAGGESGGDTAERGLTWPEARDLVRFAARRLREERLPQVAGSLTFTTTLALVPLLTIVLAIFTMFPAFGQVREMIDAWFVQNLMPRAIASTISGNLTQFADKAKGLSALGAVALLFTTAATMSLIERVFNQIWSVRQPRPWAQRLLVYWALLSLGPLLFGLSLSFTSQLVDVTGGLERDASLLGTLFFTLASVAVTTAGYTLLYVVVPNRTVAWRDAFWGALAAAIAFEVAKRGFGLFIRQFPTYAIIYGALAALPLFLVWIYVTWMITLVGAVLTAALPVVKHERWWYQPAPGGAFVDAMSVLKVLHGSAKLSGNALVASSTIREHTRIGYDELGRLLDRMVGEGWVGRVQDEVPRRVGWRFNRHGSQENWVLLADAGSLRLADVYRVFVFDCAAAGNVQREEGETTSALALDAGELARQVEDAVEAGLDQTLAEHFGDPEEAVIEKIVG
- a CDS encoding FAD-binding oxidoreductase; its protein translation is MAEDSRASLLARCRAIVGASHVITDQADMAPFMADWRGRYSGRGLAVVLPLDTAQVAAIVTACAAARVPIVPQGGRTGLVMGSVPDLSGDAIVLSLRRLNRIRAIDPANRTMTVEAGCILADIQAAAAYAGMLYPLSLAAEGSCTIGGNLSTNAGGTAVLRYGNTRELCLGLEVVNAQGEVWDGLRGLRKDNTGYALRDLFIGAEGTLGVITAAVLKLYPAPRAALTALVALDSPRHALELLGLLQARCGAALTGFELMSAFCLDLVAAQFPDLPRPFAARHPQYALVELSSNESDQHAHGLLESSVGQALEAGVARDAVVATSQQQALGLWRLREHIPLAQAAAGKNIKHDISLPVSTIPDFIARADAALDQAFPGCQPVTFGHLGDGNLHYNVAPPIGVEHDAFLAHQASVNRIVHDLVDAFGGSISAEHGIGVLKREELARYKSPVELGMMRAIKGALDPLSIMNPGKIL
- a CDS encoding carotenoid 1,2-hydratase; the encoded protein is MRFFLYLLLLLSMSSQAAAPVFAPVTPGAGLSFPRDYGAHPEFRTEWWYVTGWVETPDKRPLGFQVTFFRSRTGADNDNPSHFAPRQLVIGHAALSDPQVGRLVHDERSAREGFSMAWARPGNTDLKLDDWRMVRDANGLYRVTIRSNQLTLELRLRPTQPVLVQGQGGYSRKGPSAQHASYYYSEPHLEVSGTVGRAGMAATQVTGTAWLDHEWSSEALQPDAVGWDWVGANLDDGGALMAFQIRDRQGGKLWAHATRRDRAGKVVHYAPEQISFAPQTHWTSPRTGATYPIATTITTGGDSWQVLPLQQDQELDSRRSTGAVYWEGAVTIHQGGRRVGRGYLEMTGYVQPMKL
- a CDS encoding DUF2069 domain-containing protein, which codes for MGTGKRLFHIGAIASLIWLIGWLVAWEAFVAPLQPGSWLLALKALPLLLPLRGVIKRDLYTLQWSSMLILIYFAEGVVRAWADQSAASRHMAIGEIVLVVVYYFSALLYLRPYKKEAQRLAKELLDKVKVPHG
- a CDS encoding DUF4124 domain-containing protein, which translates into the protein MFRRFIVAIACLLCQHALAGTIYKCHEGGRVSYSDRPCTGAGAQLALRAAPVPDPDTQARMARAHELARAIDARHAGQTLREDLEAERARRAALALRKRCDKLRLQRQWLEEDLARTRGDAKEAARIKARRQVETMAVECPA
- a CDS encoding DUF962 domain-containing protein, which codes for MSTSHASFAEFYPYYLGQHDDRRCRRAHFVGTSIAIAALVSFFGTLDAWWIAVALVGGYGGAWVGHFFYEKNRPATFDHPWYAFRADWLMYWQMLTGKLSW